The stretch of DNA TTGGCGTCGGTGGCACCGCTGTTCCCGGCGATCACCTCGTGCGCACGCCCCTCCAGCGCCTCCCAGGCCGCCGTGGCGCTGCGGTGGATCCACGATCCGCGCGGTGTGCGGGTGCCGGGGATCGCCAGCACCATCTCCGCCCGGACGTCGAGACCGGGCGAGGCGGCCCGCAGGGCGGCCAGCGCGTCCATGAACTCCCGCTTGGCCCGCATCGGTGTGATGTCCGGGCTGATCCGCAGGTCCACCATCAAGGTGCACACGGCGGGGGTGACCGCCGCCATCCGCGGCCAGCCGCCACGGATCGAGGAGACGATGCCCTGCGGCGCCACCGTGCCCGAGGTGTGCCGTTCGGCGTACTCCTCGAACCACTTCTCCAGATACGCGGCCACCTCACCGGCGCGGGCGATGGCGTTGTCGTACGGGAGCCGGTGGCGGGAGCCCGCGTAGGTGTGGGTGCCGCCGACCGTCACCTCGAACCAGACCAGTCCGACCTCGTCCCACGAGACGGTCCAGCCGGGCTTGGCGATGACCGCGTAGTCCGTCCACACGCCCTGCTCCAGCAGGAACGAACACCCCACGCCCTGGCCGGTGTTGTGGCGCGTCCCCACCGGCCGGGCGTTGGTGGGCATCCCGCCCGCGCCGAAGGCCGCCACCAGGTCACCGGTGAGCGGGACACCGGCCCGGGAGATCGCCTCGACGGCCATCATCACGCACGCCGCGTGCCCCTTGGGGTTGGAGGCGCCGAGCCCGGTCACGAGGTCGTCGTACACGGTGGCCGCGGGCCGCATGTCCTCGCGCAGCTCCGGGCCGATCCACGGCACGTCCTCGCTCTCCTCGCCCACGGTCAGGGTGTCGACGGGGGCGTAGAGCATGAGGTCGGGGCCGGTGCCGTCACCGGTCAGCCGCGCCCAGGCGTTGGCCTGCCGGTCGTCGAGGGGCTGGACGGCCGCGTGGCAGCCGGTGACGCGCAGAGTGTCGGCGATATGCGTGGCCAGCGGGCCCTCGTCACCGGTGGGGCTGGGAATGTCCACCAGGCCCGTGATCAGTTCGCGGAGCCGCTCGGCGCTGATGTGGCGGGCGGCGTCGAGCGCCCAGGAGCGCCGCCGCTCGTCCAGACCCGCCAGGCCGTCGGCGCTCACTGATTGACCCTGTGGACCTGGGTCATCGTGGTCCGCGCGACGCGCTTCGTGGCCAGCGGGATCCCGACGGCGATCGCCGCGCCCACCAACAGGGTGAACAGGGTACGGAACATGTCATGCCTTCTCTTCGGATGCGGATGCGGATGCGGATGCGGATGCGGATGCGGATGCGCCGCCGACCGCGGCCAGCTTCTTGCCGTACTCCTCCTCGCTGAGGTTCCGCCAGGCGGTGAGCGAGATGTCGGGCCGGTAGAGCTTCTCCGGCGGCGCGTCGGTGACATCGACCATCCACGCGTCCTGGCCGGAGAACTGGCCGTGGAACAGCCAGCGGATCGCCCCCAGGTACTTGGCGTAGAAGCGCAGGGTGTCCCAGCCCTCGGTGAAGTTGACCATCACACCGACGTAGCGGTGGTTGTCCTCGTCCACCGGGACGTAGAACTCGTAGTGGATGAACTTGGGGTAGGCGATGCGCAGCACGCCCGGCATCGACAGGGACGCGAAGCCGGGGAACTCCTGGGCCTCGATCGTCGGGTCGATACTGCCGGCCTTGCCGGTGTTGCCGATGTTGAAGGTCTCCTTCGGCGGCTGCATCTTCCACCAGCGCTTGTTGGTCCAGCGGCCCACCCCGGGGTACTCGGCCTCCCAGTGGACCTCGTCCTGGACCCGGAAGATCCAGCGGCCACGCGGCACGATCCGGGTGATGTTCCAGGTCGGCATGGGCTTGAACAGCCGCCACAGGGCCGTGCGGTGGAGGTACTTGGCGTGGCCCTCGTCGAAGCCGTTCTCGCAGGCGAACCGCCAGTTGCCACCGCGCGGCTCGATCCGTCCGCCCATCACGAACGCGTTGCCGACCAGCTCCTCCGGAAGCTGGGAGTCGATCGGATGCGGCTCCTCGTCGGCGATCGGGATGTACACCCACACCATCCCGAGGCGCTCCTCGACCGGATAGGTGCGCACGCCCAGCTTCCCGGTCAGCCGGCACCCGGGGCCGTCGGTGATGACCGCGGACAGCCGCCCGGTGGGCAGGTCGAAGGTCCAGCCGTGGTACGGGCAGCTGACCGTGCCCGGAAACTGCTGATTGCCCTCCGACAGCGGCACACCGCGGTGCGGGCACCGGTTGTGCAGGGCGTAGGCGGTGCCGCTGTCGCGGATCAGCGCGATCCGCTCGCCGCAGACGGTGAACGGCAGCGGCTTGCCGGTGATCTGGCTGGACCAGGTGACCGGGTACCAGTAGCCGCGGAAGCCCGCGGCCGCACCGTCGTAGTGAGGCCAGGACGACCAGTCCTGGCGGCCGGGCTCGGCCGGTTTTCTGCGGCGGCTCCGGACGGGGGTGGCCGTGTCGGGAGAGTCCTCGACCGTCATCGTGCGTGTCCTCCTGATACCGGGTGAACGGTGGACCCGAGCATCCGGCCGGACGCGGATCCGCCCAAGGGATCCGGTCCGCTGAGCAGACCGCGCCCTCCCCGGCGCGGCGACCGGACGGCGGGGTGACGGGATGGCGGGCCGACGGGATGGCGGCCGACCGGGCGGCGGCCGACTGGACGGCGGCCGACTGGACGGCGGCCGCGGCGGTGCGTCCCGCTGAGCGGACCCCGCCCGGTGCGCGGACCGGGCGGCGCGGTCTAGCGTGCGCC from Streptomyces asiaticus encodes:
- a CDS encoding aromatic ring-hydroxylating oxygenase subunit alpha, encoding MTVEDSPDTATPVRSRRRKPAEPGRQDWSSWPHYDGAAAGFRGYWYPVTWSSQITGKPLPFTVCGERIALIRDSGTAYALHNRCPHRGVPLSEGNQQFPGTVSCPYHGWTFDLPTGRLSAVITDGPGCRLTGKLGVRTYPVEERLGMVWVYIPIADEEPHPIDSQLPEELVGNAFVMGGRIEPRGGNWRFACENGFDEGHAKYLHRTALWRLFKPMPTWNITRIVPRGRWIFRVQDEVHWEAEYPGVGRWTNKRWWKMQPPKETFNIGNTGKAGSIDPTIEAQEFPGFASLSMPGVLRIAYPKFIHYEFYVPVDEDNHRYVGVMVNFTEGWDTLRFYAKYLGAIRWLFHGQFSGQDAWMVDVTDAPPEKLYRPDISLTAWRNLSEEEYGKKLAAVGGASASASASASASASEEKA
- a CDS encoding M20 family metallopeptidase — its product is MSADGLAGLDERRRSWALDAARHISAERLRELITGLVDIPSPTGDEGPLATHIADTLRVTGCHAAVQPLDDRQANAWARLTGDGTGPDLMLYAPVDTLTVGEESEDVPWIGPELREDMRPAATVYDDLVTGLGASNPKGHAACVMMAVEAISRAGVPLTGDLVAAFGAGGMPTNARPVGTRHNTGQGVGCSFLLEQGVWTDYAVIAKPGWTVSWDEVGLVWFEVTVGGTHTYAGSRHRLPYDNAIARAGEVAAYLEKWFEEYAERHTSGTVAPQGIVSSIRGGWPRMAAVTPAVCTLMVDLRISPDITPMRAKREFMDALAALRAASPGLDVRAEMVLAIPGTRTPRGSWIHRSATAAWEALEGRAHEVIAGNSGATDANILRGRGIPTVRIGMPKVAEAPFEIDFARGMNTVSLPAMERLTRHLIRTAVDTVTRTRAEVAEAEEGAVA